A genomic window from Silene latifolia isolate original U9 population chromosome Y, ASM4854445v1, whole genome shotgun sequence includes:
- the LOC141626725 gene encoding ubiquitin-like modifier-activating enzyme 5 — translation MLHWSLLLYDYDTLELAYMNRLFFRPDQVGMPKTNTAFQILSDINPDAVLELLRITEIEQVRTSPWIVSKIRTPSSVCCLFFGLF, via the exons ATGCTGCATTGGTCGCTTTTGCTTTATGATTACGACACGCTGGAGTTGGCTTACATGAATAGGTTGTTTTTCCGTCCAGACCAG GTTGGTATGCCAAAGACTAATACTGCTTTTCAGATTCTATCAGATATAAATCCTGATGCTGTACTTGAG TTGTTGAGGATAACGGAGATCGAGCAAGTAAGGACATCACCATGGATTGTTTCGAAAATCAGAACTCCTTCTAGTGTATGTTGTCTCTTTTTCggtttattttga